In Malus sylvestris chromosome 15, drMalSylv7.2, whole genome shotgun sequence, a single genomic region encodes these proteins:
- the LOC126604944 gene encoding ent-kaurene oxidase-like isoform X1 — protein sequence MSFATIVVVGTFSLLFFQYFIKGFIFTNKKGSYAKLPPVPVVPGLPVVGNLLQMKEKKPYKTFTNWAETYGPIYSIRTGASTVVVLNTADVALEAMVTRHSSISSKKLTTPIKSLSFDDSVIASSNYNDFHKMGRRHMAQSILGPNAQKRHQNHRYTLRENVSSQLHAHVKKSPNEAVNFKKVFEPELFGLSLKQALGKNVEGSIYVEELGTTLSRNEIFEILVADVLKGATETDWRDFFPYLRWIPNKNLEMKIQNICFRRKAVMSVLIEEQMKRIASGQEVNCFLDYLLCEGKTLTTEQITVSVWESILEAADTTVVTMEWAMYELAKHPKRQERLHEEIQNACGCDKVSEEHLSQLPYLNAVFHETLRKHSPVPVALTKYVDEDTQLGGYYIPAGTQIAVNLYGCNMDKNKWDMPEEWKPERFLEKEKWDPMELQKTMAFGGGKRACAGSLQAMLIVCTTIGRLVQEFEWRLREGDEEEDTAIFTNHKLHAMHAVIKPRN from the exons TGGTACCTGGGTTGCCGGTGGTAGGGAATTTGTTGCagatgaaggagaagaagccCTACAAGACATTTACAAATTGGGCTGAAACATACGGACCAATCTATTCTATCAGGACTGGTGCTTCCACTGTGGTTGTCCTCAATACCGCAGATGTGGCTCTAGAG GCTATGGTGACTAGACATTCGTCTATTTCATCGAAAAAGCTAACGACGCCAATAAAGAGCCTTTCTTTCGATGACTCTGTGATTGCATCATCGAACTACAACGACTTCCACAAGATGGGAAGACGTCACATGGCCCAAAGTATTCTTGGACCCAATGCTCAG AAGCGGCACCAGAACCACAGATATACCTTGAGAGAAAATGTGTCAAGCCAATTGCATGCTCATGTAAAAAAGTCTCCTAATGAAGCTGTGAATTTCAAGAAAGTGTTCGAGCCCGAACTCTTCGGACTTTCGTTGAAGCAG GCCTTGGGAAAGAACGTAGAAGGATCAATTTATGTGGAGGAGCTTGGAACTACTTTGTCaagaaatgagatttttgagatTCTTGTAGCTGATGTGCTCAAGGGTGCCACTGAAACTGATTGGAGAGACTTCTTTCCTTATCTGAGATGGATTCCCAACAAGAACTTGGAAATGAAAATCCAGAATATCTGTTTCCGCAGGAAGGCAGTAATGAGTGTCCTGATTGAGGAGCAAATGAAACGAATTGCTTCCGGACAG GAGGTAAATTGTTTTCTGGACTACTTGCTTTGTGAAGGAAAAACGCTTACAACGGAGCAAATAACTGTTTCTGTTTGGGAGTCGATTCTTGAGGCAGCGGATACTACAGTGGTAACAATGGAATGGGCTATGTATGAACTTGCTAAGCATCCAAAACGACAG GAACGTCTGCACGAAGAAATCCAAAATGCTTGTGGATGCGACAAGGTTAGTGAGGAACACTTGTCCCAGCTGCCATACCTGAATGCTGTTTTCCACGAAACTTTGAGGAAGCACAGTCCAGTTCCAGTAGCTCttacaaaatatgttgatgAAGATACCCAATTAGGAGGTTACTATATCCCTGCTGGAACACAG ATTGCTGTAAACTTGTACGGGTGTAACATGGACAAAAACAAATGGGATATGCCAGAAGAATGGAAGCCAGAGAGATTTCTGGAGAAGGAAAAATGGGATCCAATGGAATTGCAGAAGACAATGGCATTTGGAGGTGGAAAGAGGGCGTGTGCTGGTTCTCTTCAGGCAATGCTAATAGTATGCACAACTATCGGAAGGTTGGTGCAGGAGTTTGAGTGGAGACTAAGAGAaggagacgaagaagaagatacCGCTATCTTCACCAATCACAAACTCCATGCCATGCATGCAGTCATCAAACCCAGAAATTAG
- the LOC126604944 gene encoding ent-kaurene oxidase-like isoform X2 — translation MSFATIVVVGTFSLLFFQYFIKGFIFTNKKGSYAKLPPVPVVPGLPVVGNLLQMKEKKPYKTFTNWAETYGPIYSIRTGASTVVVLNTADVALEAMVTRHSSISSKKLTTPIKSLSFDDSVIASSNYNDFHKMGRRHMAQSILGPNAQNHRYTLRENVSSQLHAHVKKSPNEAVNFKKVFEPELFGLSLKQALGKNVEGSIYVEELGTTLSRNEIFEILVADVLKGATETDWRDFFPYLRWIPNKNLEMKIQNICFRRKAVMSVLIEEQMKRIASGQEVNCFLDYLLCEGKTLTTEQITVSVWESILEAADTTVVTMEWAMYELAKHPKRQERLHEEIQNACGCDKVSEEHLSQLPYLNAVFHETLRKHSPVPVALTKYVDEDTQLGGYYIPAGTQIAVNLYGCNMDKNKWDMPEEWKPERFLEKEKWDPMELQKTMAFGGGKRACAGSLQAMLIVCTTIGRLVQEFEWRLREGDEEEDTAIFTNHKLHAMHAVIKPRN, via the exons TGGTACCTGGGTTGCCGGTGGTAGGGAATTTGTTGCagatgaaggagaagaagccCTACAAGACATTTACAAATTGGGCTGAAACATACGGACCAATCTATTCTATCAGGACTGGTGCTTCCACTGTGGTTGTCCTCAATACCGCAGATGTGGCTCTAGAG GCTATGGTGACTAGACATTCGTCTATTTCATCGAAAAAGCTAACGACGCCAATAAAGAGCCTTTCTTTCGATGACTCTGTGATTGCATCATCGAACTACAACGACTTCCACAAGATGGGAAGACGTCACATGGCCCAAAGTATTCTTGGACCCAATGCTCAG AACCACAGATATACCTTGAGAGAAAATGTGTCAAGCCAATTGCATGCTCATGTAAAAAAGTCTCCTAATGAAGCTGTGAATTTCAAGAAAGTGTTCGAGCCCGAACTCTTCGGACTTTCGTTGAAGCAG GCCTTGGGAAAGAACGTAGAAGGATCAATTTATGTGGAGGAGCTTGGAACTACTTTGTCaagaaatgagatttttgagatTCTTGTAGCTGATGTGCTCAAGGGTGCCACTGAAACTGATTGGAGAGACTTCTTTCCTTATCTGAGATGGATTCCCAACAAGAACTTGGAAATGAAAATCCAGAATATCTGTTTCCGCAGGAAGGCAGTAATGAGTGTCCTGATTGAGGAGCAAATGAAACGAATTGCTTCCGGACAG GAGGTAAATTGTTTTCTGGACTACTTGCTTTGTGAAGGAAAAACGCTTACAACGGAGCAAATAACTGTTTCTGTTTGGGAGTCGATTCTTGAGGCAGCGGATACTACAGTGGTAACAATGGAATGGGCTATGTATGAACTTGCTAAGCATCCAAAACGACAG GAACGTCTGCACGAAGAAATCCAAAATGCTTGTGGATGCGACAAGGTTAGTGAGGAACACTTGTCCCAGCTGCCATACCTGAATGCTGTTTTCCACGAAACTTTGAGGAAGCACAGTCCAGTTCCAGTAGCTCttacaaaatatgttgatgAAGATACCCAATTAGGAGGTTACTATATCCCTGCTGGAACACAG ATTGCTGTAAACTTGTACGGGTGTAACATGGACAAAAACAAATGGGATATGCCAGAAGAATGGAAGCCAGAGAGATTTCTGGAGAAGGAAAAATGGGATCCAATGGAATTGCAGAAGACAATGGCATTTGGAGGTGGAAAGAGGGCGTGTGCTGGTTCTCTTCAGGCAATGCTAATAGTATGCACAACTATCGGAAGGTTGGTGCAGGAGTTTGAGTGGAGACTAAGAGAaggagacgaagaagaagatacCGCTATCTTCACCAATCACAAACTCCATGCCATGCATGCAGTCATCAAACCCAGAAATTAG